A section of the Pedobacter sp. HDW13 genome encodes:
- a CDS encoding phosphoribosylglycinamide formyltransferase has product MKKRIAIFASGSGSNAQKLMEHFKRSNEIEISLVLTNNAEAYVLQRADNFEIPTHIFDKNEFYKTDEVIELLKNLEIDFIVLAGFLWLIPKSLIHAYPGRIVNIHPAILPKFGGKGMYGDHVHNAVIAAGEPEGGITIHYVNENYDEGEYIYQARYKIDKNDSLEMVKFKGQQLEHQHYPRIVESIVKKISK; this is encoded by the coding sequence GTGAAAAAACGAATAGCCATCTTTGCATCAGGTTCTGGCTCTAATGCCCAAAAACTGATGGAGCATTTCAAGCGGAGTAATGAGATAGAAATTTCTTTGGTGCTAACCAATAATGCCGAAGCCTACGTATTACAAAGAGCAGATAATTTTGAAATCCCTACCCACATTTTTGACAAAAATGAGTTTTATAAAACCGACGAGGTAATAGAACTGCTAAAGAATCTGGAAATCGACTTCATTGTTCTGGCAGGTTTCCTTTGGCTAATCCCTAAAAGCTTAATCCATGCCTACCCCGGCCGCATTGTTAACATACACCCTGCTATTTTACCAAAATTTGGTGGAAAAGGCATGTATGGCGATCATGTACACAATGCGGTAATTGCTGCAGGCGAACCCGAAGGCGGTATTACCATTCATTACGTTAACGAAAATTACGATGAAGGTGAATACATTTACCAGGCACGATACAAAATTGATAAAAACGATAGTCTTGAAATGGTTAAATTTAAAGGCCAGCAATTGGAGCACCAGCACTATCCGCGCATAGTTGAAAGCATTGTAAAGAAAATTAGCAAATAA
- the rpsT gene encoding 30S ribosomal protein S20 produces the protein MANHKSSLKRIRANATKRLRNRYQAKTTRTFIKRLRAAEDKKSASDLLPKVISMLDRLAKKNIIHKNKAANNKSKLTKFVNGLK, from the coding sequence ATGGCAAATCATAAATCTTCATTAAAAAGAATTAGAGCAAACGCAACAAAACGTTTACGTAACAGATATCAGGCAAAAACTACACGTACTTTCATTAAAAGACTACGTGCTGCAGAAGACAAAAAATCTGCATCTGATTTATTGCCTAAAGTAATCTCTATGTTAGATCGTTTAGCTAAAAAGAACATCATCCACAAAAACAAAGCGGCTAATAACAAATCAAAATTAACGAAATTCGTTAACGGTTTAAAATAA
- a CDS encoding UPF0758 domain-containing protein, with protein sequence MENNKQKLGIKLWAEADRPRKRLLQHGRRYLTDAKLIAILIGSGNRKRNSC encoded by the coding sequence ATGGAAAACAACAAACAAAAATTAGGTATAAAATTATGGGCTGAGGCCGACAGGCCACGCAAAAGGCTTTTACAACATGGCAGGCGATATTTAACAGACGCTAAATTAATTGCCATTTTAATCGGCTCTGGTAATAGAAAACGAAACAGCTGTTGA
- a CDS encoding JAB domain-containing protein encodes MHQTFAGLHYEEFWILLLNRSNHIIGKFQISKGGQAGTVADPKIIFKIALENNAANIVLGHNHPWGNLKPSDSDNKLTRDLVASGNLLGLFVVDHIIFARNKYYSYKDEDLI; translated from the coding sequence TTGCATCAAACTTTTGCAGGCCTTCACTACGAAGAATTCTGGATTTTGCTGTTAAACAGATCAAATCACATCATTGGTAAGTTTCAAATTAGCAAAGGCGGCCAGGCCGGAACAGTAGCCGATCCGAAAATCATCTTTAAAATTGCGTTGGAAAACAATGCCGCGAATATTGTACTCGGTCATAATCACCCTTGGGGTAATTTAAAACCTAGTGATAGCGACAATAAACTTACCCGCGATTTAGTCGCATCGGGCAATTTGCTAGGCCTTTTTGTGGTCGATCATATCATCTTTGCCCGTAACAAATACTATAGTTATAAGGATGAAGATTTAATTTAA
- a CDS encoding endonuclease/exonuclease/phosphatase family protein — translation MRKLLILSVAMLLAVTAFAQKKGIPINIITYNIRLNVASDGVNAWPNRKENVKALVKFHDADILCVQEALPEQFDALLEDSNFDVVGVGRDDGKRKGEFSAVYYDKDRFTKKDGGTFWLSETPDVPSKGWDAALNRVCSWVRLYDKQNKKEFLVFNTHYDHIGVQARIESAKLLKQKIQQIAPTLPVVFTGDLNVTPETEAIATIKSFLIDAKEVSAEKPYGPSGTFNAFHFDSELKDRIDYIFVNKGFKVQKFAVLSDSKDKRYYSDHLPVFARLWF, via the coding sequence ATGAGAAAATTATTAATTCTTTCTGTTGCCATGCTTTTAGCTGTGACGGCATTTGCCCAGAAAAAAGGCATACCTATTAACATTATAACCTATAATATTCGTTTAAATGTAGCGTCTGATGGCGTAAATGCCTGGCCTAACCGGAAAGAAAATGTTAAAGCGCTGGTAAAATTTCATGATGCAGATATTCTTTGCGTTCAGGAAGCCTTGCCCGAGCAGTTTGATGCTTTACTAGAAGATTCGAATTTTGATGTTGTTGGGGTTGGTCGCGATGACGGTAAAAGAAAAGGTGAGTTTTCAGCAGTTTATTACGATAAAGACCGCTTTACAAAGAAAGATGGCGGAACTTTCTGGTTGTCTGAAACACCCGATGTACCATCGAAAGGTTGGGATGCTGCGCTTAACCGCGTGTGCAGCTGGGTGAGACTGTACGATAAGCAGAATAAAAAGGAATTTCTGGTTTTTAATACCCACTACGATCACATTGGTGTTCAGGCCAGAATTGAATCGGCTAAATTGCTAAAACAAAAAATACAACAAATTGCCCCAACTTTACCTGTTGTTTTTACCGGCGATTTAAACGTAACACCTGAAACCGAAGCCATTGCCACTATTAAGTCTTTCCTCATTGATGCAAAAGAAGTTTCTGCCGAAAAACCTTATGGGCCATCAGGCACCTTTAATGCCTTTCACTTTGATAGTGAATTAAAAGATCGTATCGATTATATTTTTGTAAACAAGGGATTTAAAGTGCAGAAATTTGCTGTACTATCGGATAGTAAAGATAAAAGGTATTATTCTGATCACTTGCCTGTTTTTGCCAGACTTTGGTTTTAA